In one window of Haloprofundus halophilus DNA:
- a CDS encoding metal-dependent hydrolase, which produces MWFPAHLAVGYLLGVRARLALGWCLLGAALPDVVDKSLGLAGVLPAYQTVSHSIFGLVLVGATLRVVVDEATRRAGVAFAAGWLSHLGADLLQLTLDGRGAHAAGMLGWPVTHWSNPMVDGSIPGYTDTLLSAIPFLSEGYVVRYLSSPSFPVELVVCVLALGLFVAERRRRPRPAAAQSRR; this is translated from the coding sequence ATGTGGTTCCCCGCACATCTCGCCGTCGGCTACCTCCTCGGCGTCCGAGCGCGTCTCGCGCTGGGGTGGTGTCTGTTGGGCGCTGCGCTCCCCGACGTCGTCGACAAATCGCTCGGACTCGCCGGCGTCCTCCCCGCCTACCAGACCGTCTCCCACTCGATTTTCGGGCTCGTCCTCGTCGGAGCGACGCTGCGCGTCGTCGTCGACGAGGCGACCCGCCGAGCGGGCGTCGCCTTCGCCGCCGGGTGGCTCTCGCATCTCGGTGCCGACCTCCTCCAGTTGACGCTCGACGGACGGGGGGCGCACGCCGCCGGAATGCTGGGGTGGCCGGTGACGCACTGGTCGAATCCGATGGTCGACGGGTCGATACCGGGATACACGGACACGCTCCTGTCGGCGATACCGTTTCTCTCCGAGGGGTACGTCGTCCGCTACCTCTCCTCGCCGTCGTTCCCGGTCGAACTGGTCGTCTGCGTTCTCGCTCTCGGGCTGTTCGTCGCGGAGCGACGCCGACGGCCCCGGCCGGCCGCGGCGCAGTCGCGTCGATGA
- a CDS encoding DUF5786 family protein, whose protein sequence is MGFGSYDESEQRDQTVNADADEGVSVHEKDHDGKVTFDSDASTDDLLSKLEDIKAADADD, encoded by the coding sequence ATGGGTTTTGGTAGCTACGACGAGTCCGAGCAGCGAGACCAGACTGTGAACGCCGACGCGGACGAGGGCGTGAGCGTTCACGAGAAGGACCACGACGGGAAAGTGACGTTCGACTCCGACGCGTCGACCGACGACCTCCTCTCGAAACTCGAAGACATCAAGGCCGCCGACGCCGACGACTGA
- the msrA gene encoding peptide-methionine (S)-S-oxide reductase MsrA, whose translation MDNTETATLAGGCFWCIEAAMKELDGVLEATSGYTGGDVADPTYRQVCTGETGHAEAVEVEYDPEKLSYEDILQVFFTVHDPTTLNRQGPDVGTQYRSAVYYHDDEQRDLVESFVEELEAEGAFDDPIVTEIEPLGEFYVAEENHQDYYEKNPGDAYCTFNAEPKIRKVREKFADKARQSPADD comes from the coding sequence ATGGACAACACAGAGACGGCGACGCTCGCCGGCGGCTGCTTCTGGTGTATCGAAGCCGCGATGAAGGAACTCGACGGCGTTCTCGAAGCGACCTCCGGCTACACCGGCGGCGACGTGGCCGACCCGACGTACAGACAGGTTTGTACGGGCGAGACGGGCCACGCCGAGGCTGTCGAGGTCGAGTACGACCCCGAGAAACTGAGCTACGAGGACATCCTGCAGGTGTTCTTCACCGTCCACGACCCGACGACGCTCAACCGACAGGGTCCGGACGTCGGCACCCAGTACCGCTCTGCGGTGTACTACCACGACGACGAACAGCGCGACCTCGTCGAGTCGTTCGTCGAGGAACTCGAAGCCGAGGGCGCGTTCGACGACCCCATCGTCACCGAGATCGAACCGCTCGGCGAGTTCTACGTCGCCGAGGAGAATCACCAGGACTACTACGAGAAGAATCCCGGCGACGCCTACTGCACGTTCAACGCCGAACCCAAGATCAGAAAGGTCAGAGAGAAGTTCGCCGACAAAGCGAGACAGTCGCCGGCGGACGACTGA